The stretch of DNA TGGAATATTTTATGGATCTATTTTCATGGGGATAGGAGCTATTTTAGGGGTTATCACAAGCACAACCTTAGCACAAGTCTTAAAATTCGACAAGGATGAAACGGATAAGGGTATGTATGGCTTTAGCCCTGCTCTTGTAGGTGTTGCAATGCTGGTTTTCCTAAAACCGGCAGTTTGGACTTGGGCGTTAGTTGCAATCGGATCGGTAGTTTCAGCACTCATCCAAAACTTATTTATTAAAATCAAACTCCCTGTATTCACCCTGCCTTTTGTTTTAGTTACTTGGGGAATCCTTTTTTTTGCAAAAATGTATTTACCTGAACTATTTGTAGAAACTCCCCTGACTATTGTGAATGACAGCCATTACTTCACGTTTCCACTAAGAGGATATGGGCAAGTAATTTTTCAAGAAAATACAATGTCCGGGATTTTATTTTTTCTTGGCGTATTTATAAACTCACCCGTCTCGGCTCTCTATGGACTTGCAGGGGCAGTACTCACAGGAACACTTGCAGTGGTATTTTTATTACCCACCTCTGACATTGCACTCGGACTTTTTAGCTACAATGCAGTTCTGTGTGCAATCGCTTTCTCTGGCACAAAAAAAATTGACGGGGTGCTTGCCTTTACTTCAATCTTTATTTCCTTCATAGTCGGATTTTTTATGTTTCAGTACAATCTCACCAGATTAACTTTTCCTTTTGTTGCAGGCACTTGGGGAGGGCTGATCTTAAAACAAAGCTTAAAGAAAAAATAAAAGAATGAACAAAATGAAAAAATATGTTTAAGAGTTTGAACTCTGTGTCATAAATATTTTGCAAAACCGATCTCTATCGCATGAATAATAAAGTTATAGTACCTGACCATTTCTTTATCATACCCAAATCTTTCTGCTTTATTTCTGAAATACTCGGCTAATTCTTTTCTCTTTGCAACCGAACGAAGATCTTGCTTGTAAAGTAGAATTTTATCCGATTTTTTTCCTAAGACTAATTCAGAAGGAATACGGATTACACTCATCGAATGAGAAAGTATCGAATCTTCCATTTTGGAAAATATTTTTTCGTTTTGAGCTCCTTTTGAATATTCAGGAACTTCCTTCACCAGTTCTTTAAAATTATCCTTGACTTGATTTGAAAAACTCTCCTTGTCAAAAATTCTTTCTTCTATAGAAGTTGATTTTCCAAAAACAATTTTTTCAAATGCTTTTGAAATAGAATCCTCTGCGTTTATAGAAGCCTTTTTACCGGTGAAAGGAATTGGGCTCTCTACTTCTTCAGAAATATTTTTTGGAGATATTTTTGTTTTCTTGAGTAATACCGGTGATACAATGGACAATACCACTCCAAATATAAGACTAATAATCCCACCTAATGCAATATAAATTGAATTGCCAAACAAAAGATAGAGTAATAAAAAAAATAGCATTAGAGTAAATGCACCAATTGCCCCATGAACATACTCCGGTTGAAATGCACTGACTTTTTTTACTGTTGCCTTCTTCTCAGGAACAGGTTTCTTGTTCTCAAAAAATTCAGATTCATTAAATAAGGAGAGTGCGACTTGCAATTGCTTTTGATAGTGAATGTCTATTTTAGAAAGTTCTTGCAAGTTTTCTACACTCTTTTGTATGACATCTTTCGATGAAATAAAATATTTCCCAATCGTATCAGAAACTTTTTCAACATGAAAGAGAAACTTAGAATGAATTCCTTCTAATATTTTTTCTCGTAACCTGCCTTTCTCTTCCAAAGGAATATAATCTGATTCTTTTAGCTTTGCTTCTATATCCAACTCGTATAAAACAAGTTTTGAACCTATAAAAGTTTCTATCTCTCTAAATAGTTTTTGTATTGTATTCACAATCGCCAATTCTACTCTAAGATTTTTGAAATATCCCCACTCTTTTTTTAAATTAGCGAGGACGAGTACTGCAAACTCAGAATCTTCTTTAAATTTCTTTAAGGTTTCCGTGGGGTATTCGTCATAAGGAAAATCAGAAATTACCTCCGATAATCCATTAATCAGCTCATCTGAATTGTAGAATTCTTTTTCTTTTCCGTATATATCGTTTAGTTTTTCCCATTTTTTTTGCAATATTGGAACTGTATCCGTTATATACTTAGATAAATTTTTTTCACAAAATAGAAAAAGTGCACTTATCTGATGTTTCAGATGCAATAATATTTCTGACTGAACAAATAACTCTTTGTTGAATACTTTTAATTCATCCTTAACTATATGGTAATCGG from Leptospiraceae bacterium encodes:
- a CDS encoding urea transporter → MKIFSFAQDKSFFINRVLNGMSQIMLQENRLTGILFLSGIFYGSIFMGIGAILGVITSTTLAQVLKFDKDETDKGMYGFSPALVGVAMLVFLKPAVWTWALVAIGSVVSALIQNLFIKIKLPVFTLPFVLVTWGILFFAKMYLPELFVETPLTIVNDSHYFTFPLRGYGQVIFQENTMSGILFFLGVFINSPVSALYGLAGAVLTGTLAVVFLLPTSDIALGLFSYNAVLCAIAFSGTKKIDGVLAFTSIFISFIVGFFMFQYNLTRLTFPFVAGTWGGLILKQSLKKK